Proteins encoded in a region of the Falco rusticolus isolate bFalRus1 chromosome 10, bFalRus1.pri, whole genome shotgun sequence genome:
- the YTHDF1 gene encoding YTH domain-containing family protein 1 isoform X1 — MSATSVDPQRPKGQDNKVQNGSLHQKDTVHDNDFEPYLSGQSNQNSSYPSMTDPYLSSYYPPSIGFPYSLSEAPWSTGGDPPIPYLTTYGQLSNGDHHFMHDAVFGQPGGLGNNIYQHRFNFFPENPAFSAWGTSGSQGQQTQSSAYGSSYSYPPSSLGGTIVDGQTGFHNDTLNKAPGMNSIEQGMVGLKIGGDVTTSAVKTVGSVVNSAGMTGALSGNGGSNVNLPVSKPTSWAAIASKPAKPQPKMKTKTGPVIGGALPPPPIKHNMDIGTWDNKGPVAKVPAPQQIPSPQSVPQPQQPIVQPVPTQPPPLTQPQYQTPQQPPQNRWVAPRNRNAAFGQSGGTGNDNSSAGSTQPNPVPSGESHPVLEKLKAAHSYNPKDFEWNLKNGRVFIIKSYSEDDIHRSIKYSIWCSTEHGNKRLDSAFRSMNSKGPVYLLFSVNGSGHFCGVAEMKSPVDYGTSAGVWSQDKWKGKFDVKWIFVKDVPNNQLRHIRLENNDNKPVTNSRDTQEVPLEKAKQVLKIIATYKHTTSIFDDFSHYEKRQEEEEVVRKVNLLKNLFYTQIWGK; from the exons ATGTCTGCCACAAGCGTTGACCCTCAG AGACCGAAAGGACAGGATAATAAAG taCAAAATGGTTCGTTACATCAGAAGGATACAGTTCATGACAACGATTTTGAACCTTACCTTTCTGGGCAGTCAAATCAG aacAGTAGCTATCCTTCAATGACTGATCCTTATCTGTCCAGTTATTATCCACCATCGATTGGGTTCCCCTATTCTCTCAGTGAAGCACCATGGTCTACAGGAGGAGATCCTCCTATCCCATATCTCACTACCTATGGACAGCTCAGTAATGGAGATCACCACTTTATGCACGATGCTGTTTTTGGACAGCCTGGGGGTCTGGGAAATAATATCTATCAACACCGGTTTAactttttccctgaaaatccTGCCTTCTCAGCTTGGGGAACAAGTGGATCCCAAGGACAGCAGACTCAAAGTTCAGCATATGGGAGCAGTTACAGCTACCCACCTAGTTCACTGGGTGGGACCATTGTGGATGGACAAACAGGATTTCATAATGATACATTAAATAAAGCTCCTGGAATGAACAGTATTGAACAGGGAATGGTTGGACTTAAGATTGGTGGAGACGTTACAACTTCTGCGGTGAAAACAGTAGGTTCTGTTGTCAACAGTGCTGGGATGACAGGTGCCCTCTCTGGTAACGGTGGATCTAATGTAAATTTGCCAGTATCTAAACCAACCTCTTGGGCTGCTATTGCTAGCAAGCCTGCAAAACCACAgcctaaaatgaaaacaaaaactggaCCTGTAATTGGAGGAGCGTTGCCGCCTCCACCTATAAAGCATAATATGGACATAGGTACTTGGGACAATAAGGGTCCTGTGGCAAAAGTTCCTGCCCCCCAACAGATACCTTCTCCTCAGTCTGTTCCACAGCCGCAGCAACCAATTGTTCAGCCTGTTCCAACTCAGCCTCCTCCATTGACTCAGCCACAGTATCAGACCCCTCAACAGCCACCCCAAAATCGCTGGGTAGCTCCTCGcaacagaaatgcagcttttggCCAAAGCGGAGGAACTGGTAACGACAACAGCTCAGCTGGCAGTACCCAGCCTAACCCTGTTCCAAGTGGCGAGTCCCATCCTGTTCttgaaaaactgaaagctgCTCACAGTTATAACCCTAAAGATTTTGAATGGAACCTTAAAAATGGACGTGTGTTCATAATAAAGAGCTATTCTGAGGATGACATTCATCGTTCCATTAAGTATTCTATTTGGTGTAGTACGGAACATGGCAACAAACGCTTGGACAGTGCTTTTCGGTCCATGAATAGCAAGGGTCCAGTCTACTTGCTGTTCAGTGTCAATGGCAGTGGACACTTCTGTGGAGTAGCAGAGATGAAATCACCTGTGGACTATGGCACCAGTGCAGGTGTCTGGTCTCAGGACAAGTGGAAGGGGAAATTTGATGTCAAGTGGATCTTTGTGAAGGATGTGCCCAACAACCAGCTCCGACACATCAGGCTGGAGAACAATGACAACAAACCAGTTACAAACTCCCGTGATACACAGGAGGTGCccttagaaaaagcaaaacaagtgcTTAAAATTATTGCTACTTACAAGCACACGACCTCCATCTTTGATGACTTTTCTCATTATGAAAAGCGccaagaagaggaggaggtggtgcgGAAGGTaaacttattaaaaaatttattttatacacagatatggggaaaatga
- the YTHDF1 gene encoding YTH domain-containing family protein 1 isoform X2: MSATSVDPQRPKGQDNKVQNGSLHQKDTVHDNDFEPYLSGQSNQNSSYPSMTDPYLSSYYPPSIGFPYSLSEAPWSTGGDPPIPYLTTYGQLSNGDHHFMHDAVFGQPGGLGNNIYQHRFNFFPENPAFSAWGTSGSQGQQTQSSAYGSSYSYPPSSLGGTIVDGQTGFHNDTLNKAPGMNSIEQGMVGLKIGGDVTTSAVKTVGSVVNSAGMTGALSGNGGSNVNLPVSKPTSWAAIASKPAKPQPKMKTKTGPVIGGALPPPPIKHNMDIGTWDNKGPVAKVPAPQQIPSPQSVPQPQQPIVQPVPTQPPPLTQPQYQTPQQPPQNRWVAPRNRNAAFGQSGGTGNDNSSAGSTQPNPVPSGESHPVLEKLKAAHSYNPKDFEWNLKNGRVFIIKSYSEDDIHRSIKYSIWCSTEHGNKRLDSAFRSMNSKGPVYLLFSVNGSGHFCGVAEMKSPVDYGTSAGVWSQDKWKGKFDVKWIFVKDVPNNQLRHIRLENNDNKPVTNSRDTQEVPLEKAKQVLKIIATYKHTTSIFDDFSHYEKRQEEEEVVRKERQNRNKQ; this comes from the exons ATGTCTGCCACAAGCGTTGACCCTCAG AGACCGAAAGGACAGGATAATAAAG taCAAAATGGTTCGTTACATCAGAAGGATACAGTTCATGACAACGATTTTGAACCTTACCTTTCTGGGCAGTCAAATCAG aacAGTAGCTATCCTTCAATGACTGATCCTTATCTGTCCAGTTATTATCCACCATCGATTGGGTTCCCCTATTCTCTCAGTGAAGCACCATGGTCTACAGGAGGAGATCCTCCTATCCCATATCTCACTACCTATGGACAGCTCAGTAATGGAGATCACCACTTTATGCACGATGCTGTTTTTGGACAGCCTGGGGGTCTGGGAAATAATATCTATCAACACCGGTTTAactttttccctgaaaatccTGCCTTCTCAGCTTGGGGAACAAGTGGATCCCAAGGACAGCAGACTCAAAGTTCAGCATATGGGAGCAGTTACAGCTACCCACCTAGTTCACTGGGTGGGACCATTGTGGATGGACAAACAGGATTTCATAATGATACATTAAATAAAGCTCCTGGAATGAACAGTATTGAACAGGGAATGGTTGGACTTAAGATTGGTGGAGACGTTACAACTTCTGCGGTGAAAACAGTAGGTTCTGTTGTCAACAGTGCTGGGATGACAGGTGCCCTCTCTGGTAACGGTGGATCTAATGTAAATTTGCCAGTATCTAAACCAACCTCTTGGGCTGCTATTGCTAGCAAGCCTGCAAAACCACAgcctaaaatgaaaacaaaaactggaCCTGTAATTGGAGGAGCGTTGCCGCCTCCACCTATAAAGCATAATATGGACATAGGTACTTGGGACAATAAGGGTCCTGTGGCAAAAGTTCCTGCCCCCCAACAGATACCTTCTCCTCAGTCTGTTCCACAGCCGCAGCAACCAATTGTTCAGCCTGTTCCAACTCAGCCTCCTCCATTGACTCAGCCACAGTATCAGACCCCTCAACAGCCACCCCAAAATCGCTGGGTAGCTCCTCGcaacagaaatgcagcttttggCCAAAGCGGAGGAACTGGTAACGACAACAGCTCAGCTGGCAGTACCCAGCCTAACCCTGTTCCAAGTGGCGAGTCCCATCCTGTTCttgaaaaactgaaagctgCTCACAGTTATAACCCTAAAGATTTTGAATGGAACCTTAAAAATGGACGTGTGTTCATAATAAAGAGCTATTCTGAGGATGACATTCATCGTTCCATTAAGTATTCTATTTGGTGTAGTACGGAACATGGCAACAAACGCTTGGACAGTGCTTTTCGGTCCATGAATAGCAAGGGTCCAGTCTACTTGCTGTTCAGTGTCAATGGCAGTGGACACTTCTGTGGAGTAGCAGAGATGAAATCACCTGTGGACTATGGCACCAGTGCAGGTGTCTGGTCTCAGGACAAGTGGAAGGGGAAATTTGATGTCAAGTGGATCTTTGTGAAGGATGTGCCCAACAACCAGCTCCGACACATCAGGCTGGAGAACAATGACAACAAACCAGTTACAAACTCCCGTGATACACAGGAGGTGCccttagaaaaagcaaaacaagtgcTTAAAATTATTGCTACTTACAAGCACACGACCTCCATCTTTGATGACTTTTCTCATTATGAAAAGCGccaagaagaggaggaggtggtgcgGAAG gaACGTCAGAATCGAAACAAACAATAA
- the YTHDF1 gene encoding YTH domain-containing family protein 1 isoform X3: MTDPYLSSYYPPSIGFPYSLSEAPWSTGGDPPIPYLTTYGQLSNGDHHFMHDAVFGQPGGLGNNIYQHRFNFFPENPAFSAWGTSGSQGQQTQSSAYGSSYSYPPSSLGGTIVDGQTGFHNDTLNKAPGMNSIEQGMVGLKIGGDVTTSAVKTVGSVVNSAGMTGALSGNGGSNVNLPVSKPTSWAAIASKPAKPQPKMKTKTGPVIGGALPPPPIKHNMDIGTWDNKGPVAKVPAPQQIPSPQSVPQPQQPIVQPVPTQPPPLTQPQYQTPQQPPQNRWVAPRNRNAAFGQSGGTGNDNSSAGSTQPNPVPSGESHPVLEKLKAAHSYNPKDFEWNLKNGRVFIIKSYSEDDIHRSIKYSIWCSTEHGNKRLDSAFRSMNSKGPVYLLFSVNGSGHFCGVAEMKSPVDYGTSAGVWSQDKWKGKFDVKWIFVKDVPNNQLRHIRLENNDNKPVTNSRDTQEVPLEKAKQVLKIIATYKHTTSIFDDFSHYEKRQEEEEVVRKVNLLKNLFYTQIWGK; the protein is encoded by the coding sequence ATGACTGATCCTTATCTGTCCAGTTATTATCCACCATCGATTGGGTTCCCCTATTCTCTCAGTGAAGCACCATGGTCTACAGGAGGAGATCCTCCTATCCCATATCTCACTACCTATGGACAGCTCAGTAATGGAGATCACCACTTTATGCACGATGCTGTTTTTGGACAGCCTGGGGGTCTGGGAAATAATATCTATCAACACCGGTTTAactttttccctgaaaatccTGCCTTCTCAGCTTGGGGAACAAGTGGATCCCAAGGACAGCAGACTCAAAGTTCAGCATATGGGAGCAGTTACAGCTACCCACCTAGTTCACTGGGTGGGACCATTGTGGATGGACAAACAGGATTTCATAATGATACATTAAATAAAGCTCCTGGAATGAACAGTATTGAACAGGGAATGGTTGGACTTAAGATTGGTGGAGACGTTACAACTTCTGCGGTGAAAACAGTAGGTTCTGTTGTCAACAGTGCTGGGATGACAGGTGCCCTCTCTGGTAACGGTGGATCTAATGTAAATTTGCCAGTATCTAAACCAACCTCTTGGGCTGCTATTGCTAGCAAGCCTGCAAAACCACAgcctaaaatgaaaacaaaaactggaCCTGTAATTGGAGGAGCGTTGCCGCCTCCACCTATAAAGCATAATATGGACATAGGTACTTGGGACAATAAGGGTCCTGTGGCAAAAGTTCCTGCCCCCCAACAGATACCTTCTCCTCAGTCTGTTCCACAGCCGCAGCAACCAATTGTTCAGCCTGTTCCAACTCAGCCTCCTCCATTGACTCAGCCACAGTATCAGACCCCTCAACAGCCACCCCAAAATCGCTGGGTAGCTCCTCGcaacagaaatgcagcttttggCCAAAGCGGAGGAACTGGTAACGACAACAGCTCAGCTGGCAGTACCCAGCCTAACCCTGTTCCAAGTGGCGAGTCCCATCCTGTTCttgaaaaactgaaagctgCTCACAGTTATAACCCTAAAGATTTTGAATGGAACCTTAAAAATGGACGTGTGTTCATAATAAAGAGCTATTCTGAGGATGACATTCATCGTTCCATTAAGTATTCTATTTGGTGTAGTACGGAACATGGCAACAAACGCTTGGACAGTGCTTTTCGGTCCATGAATAGCAAGGGTCCAGTCTACTTGCTGTTCAGTGTCAATGGCAGTGGACACTTCTGTGGAGTAGCAGAGATGAAATCACCTGTGGACTATGGCACCAGTGCAGGTGTCTGGTCTCAGGACAAGTGGAAGGGGAAATTTGATGTCAAGTGGATCTTTGTGAAGGATGTGCCCAACAACCAGCTCCGACACATCAGGCTGGAGAACAATGACAACAAACCAGTTACAAACTCCCGTGATACACAGGAGGTGCccttagaaaaagcaaaacaagtgcTTAAAATTATTGCTACTTACAAGCACACGACCTCCATCTTTGATGACTTTTCTCATTATGAAAAGCGccaagaagaggaggaggtggtgcgGAAGGTaaacttattaaaaaatttattttatacacagatatggggaaaatga